The following proteins come from a genomic window of Larimichthys crocea isolate SSNF chromosome III, L_crocea_2.0, whole genome shotgun sequence:
- the rhbdd3 gene encoding rhomboid domain-containing protein 3, which produces MLDRMLSVWFWFGSDRPGFCLGTSLLITLMLLLYTGGIQASLSLGPGGDFPRFRDVFLYAFSHDELPSLLISVALLLLVGRCQERRWGTVAFLALSILTLILSPLLYGLVLFVGGGEASRICGYSAIQLALFTAQCRQVTQKRLMRCLPVWFLPWLLLLIGLLVLPGTPALLHFCTICIGHNYHQSFIGTLQELEESRILDLIPDWAYIPTSARLSLPTYTTSQRSRSPPQRMPVDQAAAPPMRDPSVLNHHPWLDPAPLWRMGEPAVQSEAEVLEEEMLRAGILASLQDAPDVADAKVEVPKSSVSSLRLQQLEKMGFPTEKAVVALAASKQLDGAISLLIDDSVGEQAVVVSKGKTSPPLQNT; this is translated from the exons ATGCTGGATCGTATGTTGTCAGTGTGGTTCTGGTTCGGATCAGATCGGCCTGGCTTCTGTCTGGGAACATCTTTACTCATAACACTCATGCTGCTGTTGTATACTGGAGGCATCCAGGCAAGTCTCAGCTTAGGTCCAGGTGGAGACTTCCCAAGATTCAGAG atGTGTTCCTGTATGCGTTCAGTCATGATGAGCTGCCCTCTCTGCTCATCAGCGTTGCCCTCCTGCTGCTGGTTGGACGTTGTCAGGAGCGTCGCTGGGGGACGGTCGCCTTCCTCGCCCTCTCCATCCTGACACTGATCCTATCACCTCTCCTCTACGGCCTGGTCCTCTTTGTCGGTGGCGGCGAGGCGAGCCGGATCTGCGGTTACTCTGCCATCCAGCTGGCTCTGTTTACAGCACAGTGTCGGCAGGTGACACAGAAGAGGCTGATGAGGTGTTTGCCGGTCTGGTTTCTTCCCTGGCTTCTTCTGCTGATTGGTCTGCTGGTCCTGCCCGGGACACCTGCCCTGCTTCACTTCTGCACAATATGCATCGGACACAACT ATCATCAGTCCTTCATTGGGACATTACAGGAGCTGGAGGAGTCCAGGATCTTGGATTTAATTCCTGATTGGGCGTATATTCCCACATCAGCCCGGTTGAGTTTGCCCACCTACACTACCTCACAGAG ATCTAGATCACCTCCTCAGAGGATGCCCGTGGATCAGGCAGCTGCTCCCCCCATGAGGGATCCGTCTGTTTTAAACCACCACCCGTGGTTGGATCCAGCGCCTCTCTGGAGGATGGGAGAACCTGCTGTGCAGTCTGAGGCTgaggtgctggaggaggagatgctAAGGGCAGGGATACTGGCCTCGTTACAGGATGCTCCTGATGTTGCTGATGCAAAAGTAGAAGTGCCTAAATCATCAGTTTCCTCTCTGCG ACTCCAGCAGCTGGAGAAGATGGGCTTCCCTACAGAGAAAGCTGTAGTGGCACTAGCGGCCTCAAAACAACTAGATGGCGCCATTTCTCTGCTCATTGATGACAGTGTTGGAGAACAGGCTGTGGTGGTGTCAAAAGGAAAGACTTCCCCGCCACTGCAGAACACCTAG